One window of the Nothobranchius furzeri strain GRZ-AD chromosome 3, NfurGRZ-RIMD1, whole genome shotgun sequence genome contains the following:
- the LOC139068844 gene encoding uncharacterized protein, with protein sequence MLGGRISSRSSVPGGTLPSPGRSTISLLPPASPDPFFACRLFLWMPHRMWHLQLTCPQPLCSGILIKAGLYRTIRRVLDIDGWYLMATEYLECRRCKKKVGGWSQGILRQLPPTYSCQFPAVLTYKLSCDQRVVAMLRSRTLGNSATQLCNTLREQHSDTWMRRAIQYLGVCEQFLALGTTRGEIAPPPQMPPVPSPVWLLTVYGYDVLTRLDEYKARITSTFGSILKMDSTKKVTKKLAGAAWATNVGNEHGQVLMSVLTCCEGSEGLSKMAAGLMRRYRLAEVPAPQLIYVDRDCCKQDSVSKTAALFPEWERLIVRLDIWHLMHRFASGVTTESHELYPTFMRQLSYCIFEVDAEDARRLVGAKRSELEGTHGMVNLTDADVIQRISKEEWRLHCRRRTRGAEESTLLIQNLLDTFRGPAGHNTLNIPLLNALRIQDIWDTQRRHLSCIQDPPGVQLYTQTGSLQKGGVRLPVYRCARGSTALESFHLHLNRFIPGTSASAKYFQAFLIDGLVRWNEDRAAAAEGHEAPLLSYSGHLRHTLNQKSQRVFGHQMVKDFTKPAAYTGELIGVEYLFQQTGRVLEDVSVDPDAPDEAAAVTDLDEGTQEDMGDYVAAFVLDDPSTSTSGAVRSGDPAVAPGSEPAHPAAPAHHAPPEVPGSQTPEEKHSSDSEVFDPPLC encoded by the exons ATGCTGGGAGGCCGCATCTCATCACGGAGCTCAGTCCCTGGTGGTACCCTCCCCAGCCCCGGGCGGTCTACAATCAGCCTCCTGCCTCCCGCCTCTCCCGACCCCTTCTTTGCATGTCGGCTCTTCCTGTGGATGCCTCACAGGATGTGGCACCTGCAGCTGACGTGCCCCCAGCCTTTGTGCAGCGGCATCCTGATAAAGGCTGGGCTCTACAGGACCATCCGGAGGGTCCTGGACATCGACGGCTGGTATCTCATGGCCACTGAGTACCTGGAGTGCCGTCGATGTAAGAAGAAGGTCGGAGGGTGGTCACAGGGCATCTTAAGGCAGCTGCCCCCCACCTACAGCTGCCAGTTCCCAGCTGTCCTCACGTACAA GCTGTCCTGTGACCAGAGGGTGGTTGCTATGCTGAGATCTCGCACTCTGGGCAACAGTGCCACTCAGCTGTGCAACACCCTGCGGGAGCAGCATTCCGACACCTGGATGCGGAGAGCGATTCAGTACCTCGGCGTCTGCGAGCAGTTCCTGGCCTTGGGTACCACAAGGGGGGAGATCGCACCACCTCCCCAGATGCCCCCTGTGCCCTCACCCGTCTGGCTGCTGACCGTTTACGGTTACGACGTGCTGACGCGGCTGGACGAGTACAAGGCCAGGATCACGTCCACCTTCGGATCCATCCTAAAGATGGATTCCACAAAGAAG GTGACGAAGAAGCTCGCAGGTGCCGCCTGGGCTACCAACGTGGGCAACGAGCACGGCCAGGTCCTCATGAGCGTCCTCACTTGCTGCGAGGGCTCCGAGGGcctgtccaagatggcggccggACTGATGAGGCGGTACCGATTAGCCGAGGTACCTGCCCCCCAGCTCATCTACGTGGACCGCGACTGCTGCAAACAGGACAGCGTGTCCAAGACGGCTGCCTTATTTCCG GAGTGGGAACGGCTCATTGTTCGGCTGGACATCTGGCATCTGATGCACCGCTTCGCATCAGGTGTCACCACAGAGAGCCACGAGCTGTATCCCACCTTCATGAGGCAGCTGTCTTACTGCATCTTTGAGGTGGACGCCGAAGATGCTCGCCGTCTCGTGGGAGCCAAGCGGTCCGAGCTGGAGGGGACGCACGGGATGGTCAACCTGACGGACGCTGATGTGATCCAGCGGATCAGCAAGGAGGAATGGAGGCTCCACTGCCGCAGGAGGACGCGTGGAGCAGAGGAGTCGACGCTCCTCATCCAAAACCTCCTTGACACCTTCAGAGGGCCCGCAGGACACAACACGCTGAACATCCCGTTGCTAAACGCTCTCCGCATCCAGGACATCTGGGACACGCAGAGGCGCCACCTCAGCTGCATCCAGGACCCCCCTGGCGTGCAGCTGTACACCCAGACGGGCAGTCTGCAAAAAGGAGGGGTCAGGCTGCCCGTCTATCGCTGCGCGAGGGGCTCCACTGCCCTGGAGTCCTTCCATCTCCACCTGAACCGCTTCATCCCAG GAACGTCGGCCAGTGCCAAGTACTTCCAGGCGTTCCTGATTGATGGACTGGTCAGGTGGAACGAGGACCGCGCAGCGGCAGCTGAGGGACACGAGGCGCCTCTGCTGTCCTACAGTGGCCACCTCAGGCACACCCTGAACCAGAAGAGCCAAAGGGTGTTTGGTCATCAGATGGTTAAGGACTTCACCAAGCCTGCTGCTTACACAG GTGAGCTCATCGGGGTGGAGTACCTGTTCCAACAGACAGGCCGCGTGCTTGAGGACGTCAGCGTGGACCCTGACGCTCCGGACGAGGCTGCTGCCGTCACCGACCTGGACGAGGGCACACAGGAGGACATGGGCGACTACGTCGCCGCCTTCGTCCTTGACGACCCGTCCACCAGCACTTCAGGAGCAGTCCGGTCAGGGGATCCAGCTGTCGCACCCGGGTCTGAGCCAGCACATCCTGCCGCCCCTGCGCATCACGCCCCTCCCGAGGTCCCTGGAAGCCAGACTCCTGAAGAGAAACACTCCTCTGATTCAGAGGTCTTTGATCCCCCCCTCTGCTAA